A segment of the Trifolium pratense cultivar HEN17-A07 linkage group LG7, ARS_RC_1.1, whole genome shotgun sequence genome:
atttttttttgaaaaaatggtgaaggacaacaacaaccacaaAACCCAAGGTGAAGAGGTTGAAGGCTTTGGAGTAAATAAGGGAACATGAATATCTAAATACCCAGAATTAATTTATACTCAAAGTTGATAATTTCTTAGAGAAGtttatagaaaagaaaaaaaaagggatGAATTTAGATGACAGAAGAATTGGAGAGACAAATTGGAAGTTGTTTGtgattggaaaaaaaaaaagagatagtGGGTTGATCCGACCCGGATATAAAACGGGTCCAAAATTAATGACCAAAAGTAGTGATATGGTGTGATCAGGTTTATAAATGTAAAAACTATTACAATCAATCCTAGCCATCAAATTGTGGGCACCACATCCCTAAGTTGCATTGATTTGTAGGTGATGCATATTAGAAGCCACCACAATTattaagtttgacaaaaaagtGAAACATTATCTTACAGAGTTTTGTGAATCATCACTCGTGTCACAATCTTAACCGCTAGAAATCATTGTCACATAGTTGTTATGATGTGAAATCACACATTCATTTGTTCACATGTTCATAATGTCTTTACACTCTTCACCAAGACACGTATTTTCTCATTTATGTATTTCTAAACAATGTGTACTATGATACTACTCTCTACTTTATTATCTTCACATTAAATTTCATTTCAGTGTTTTCAACCCATTTTTTGTTATTGTAATTGTCATATTTCTACCTTCTAATCATGGATGGGTTCCACAAAGTTTTTATCTTTTTGCTTCTCAAATTTGGTATTTTTATGAGTCATGTTCTTCATCAAAAACTGCATTGTACTATTGTAGATTTGTAGCATACCCTTCAAGAGAGTTTGagtaatttctttttcttttttttccatgGAGAGAAATTCTGTTGATTATAGTCCTTTGCTTTCTAAGCAAGGTGATGACAATGGTGGTTATGTTGGAAAATTTTCACCTTTTGTTGTTTCAGCTACCAAATGGATTCTTAGGACTTTGATTtctttgattttcattttatgGGCTGCTTTCTATTTTCTGTTACCATCTGTACCTGTGCATGATTTGTTCTTAAAATGGCGTAATTTCAGCGGTGGAAGTTATTTTGGAGCCACAGGttagatataaatatgttcctcttttcttctttcttgcTTTTTGTTAATCCCAGTTAATTTGTTCTTGTTAACTTGTTTAATATTCATAAGTATCAAGTGACTAAAATCAAATGTTCTACCTATTAAAGAAATCAACTAGAACATAaacaatttgtcaaaaaaactagaacataaacaaatatttaaggACTAAACCAACAAAGGGGTAGATGCTTCTTAACCATTTCATCCAGGTTTAATCCCTGACCAATGCATATGGAAAAATATTAGTTAGGAGATGTCAACCCTTTAAAGTGATCTCAATTACTTAGGGTTTTGCCTTTGCAGTTGCGCACATATTTTAGAAGTTCCACATTAGCTAGAGATATAGTAGCGTAGATTTCGTCCCTCCCTGTTCACACATGTAGTTGCGTGTATGGCATAAGAGGAAGCTAAATCAGTTGCAGCCTATAATGTAGAATATGCACGCTCGGATGTTCCCCTAACCCAACCCGGGAATGGACCGGAGGGAACCGCAACATGGGGGATGTTCGCGTCTCGTCGCAAGGCTTGgcatagatagcctttataagtgtagtgtaaacctcaactctcaagctagcttttgtggttgagagTATAgacctctcaaattctaatatggtatcagggcctatcctagatccattccatatttgggccacccgttgttgttgactCCAcattccagcttgttcagtcctggatgtgagggggtgtgttagaagtctcacattggctagagatatgacatcaagctagcttttgtggttgagtataagcctctcaaattctaatacaCATGATacctttgattttaaaaaaaaaataatttgaggaTTAAGATAAAACAATAAGAACCAAAATTAAAAAGTGGATATTTTTGCATGTACTAAAAACaaatagtttatttatttgcacagacaaaaatatattaaatcttttgttttttcattatgTAGCTTGAGTTCAAAGCTAACTAATTGTGTGTTATGCAGGAAGCATTTTATTGATTCTCGATGCTCCTGTTCTTATAATTGCATTCCTTGCCATTGCATACCTGATTATTTCCGGGGAGGATCAGATTCCTGAGTATGTGATTTCTACAAACTTTCCTTAGTTGTACCTCCTGGGCGAGATCCTAATCTCTATTTGGGCTTGACCTACCCCAAAGACGAAAAGCCCAATGTGCTTAGAACTAATATCTTAGTACCGATTAGTCAGACCATGGGATTGACTAGGGGTGGCAAAACGGGCTCGGTCCACCGGCACGACCCGTTTGACCCGTCATTTTTTGCGGGCCAGGCTGAGGTTTTCAACTCGGTATCTTAAGTTGGCCCGCCCCGCCTAGCCCGCTTAAAAACAGGGCGGGGCAGGCGGGTTTGCCCGCGGgctttgtattttattttatttttttacttagaATGAAAATTAGGCATGCATTGAGAGGAGCCCAATCcagtaacttttttttcttgtttttggtAAAAAACTGATTGTTTGTTTCCCCTTCTTGAGATTGATTTTTTGCTGCTAGTTTTTTTATGATTTGTGTCCCTAGATGTCCTTTAACTAGGTTGTGCTCTTTGGCTTTTTGGTATGTTACTGACTTACTGCCATAGCAACATTGACATAGTTATAGTTTTTGGTATTGTGAAGTTGTTTTAATAGTTTTTTGCCTTAACATTACCATAGCAATTAGCAACATTGAACCAAGTGGATTATTTTGGTGTTTTAATTTaatgtgtgtttgtttttggtattgttgaaaaataagttttgtCTGCATAATGattaataattttgtaattaatgtAGTAAACCAaaccataaaaaagaaaaaaaaaaaaaaaaaaaaaggatgaaAGGGCCAACCCGCCAATAAACGGGGCAGGTTTGAGCTCGGACACCTAAGTTGGTCCGCCCCGCTTTTGGGCGGGCCTAAACGGGGCGGGCCGGTCCACTTTGCCACCCCAATGACATGGACCAAGTCACGTCTTAAGAGATAGGTTCGAGGAAATAGATCATGGACCGCATATGGAGGAGAGAGCGGAGCTAACCGCTCCCCGCCACCTACGAGATATTCTCGCCCTAATCGTTAGATCAagggcatatatatatatatatatattggaacCTATATTCCTTAGGTTAGACTTGAGGTTTTACATACTCTCAGACTTAGCTCAGGACATCAACTGACTAAGTATTCCTAGAAACAACATATACAAGAACACCTCCATTCATATCTCGTTAATTATTAtgtaattttgttatattggtTCCTAAAATATCTCCATAAATATGTCAAATATCTATGTGGTGAAGTGtgattggatgcatgtgtaagttTTTTACTCTGACGGTGCATACCAATTTAACTCGAATGAATTTCAACTTTATATTGTTTTTAACTTGGATTTTGATGGTAGGAAGAAGAGTTCCAAGTATCCAAGATTTCGCCTATGGACTTTTCCTCTGCTTATCAATGGACCATTTGGAGTTGTTTCTGCTACAGAGTTCATTggaataatcatttttttagcATATGTTATTTGGGCTTTCTCTGCTTATGCTGTGCAGGCTCTTGCAACTATATCTGATCAGTTATCTTTTAGAGCCAAGAGGTACTACTTACAGTCTAGTGCCATTTGTTAATATTCCGTAATTTATTTGAAGATGCAGATTTACTTGGTTTAATGGGAgtcttcaaagttcaaacaacCTTTAGTACTTCAAGGAAAAAAGAGGAACCAACTCCAatatactaataaaataaacttagatGAAATAACTATATGATGTCTCACCTGCCCGGTGCTGGAAGGTCGGAAGGAGAAGTGTTATAAGCTTTGAATGGAAGCCCCGGTAAACGGCGGCAGTAACTCTAACTGTCCTAAGGTAGCGAAATTCCTTGTAGCATAAGTAGCGACCTGCACGAATAGTGTAATGACTGCCCGCTGTCTCTGCGGCATATTTGGACTTTGACCGTGTTTTTTAACCTCGGCAAACAATCCTCTCCATaaactgaaattttttaaagaaaatttcATGTACCCAAATTTTGAGGATTATACTTCTATGCTAAAGTGAGCAAGAACTTGGATTGATTCTATATGTTGTCTCctttttcttcaaattgaatattttcTTCTGCATGTTAATTATCACTGACAATAGTCATTTCATTAGCACTGGGACAAAGTGTTTGGCCATAGAACTTTTACAATGACCATGTAGTTTTAAACATGAAAGAATATGATAAGCTAATTAATTTACCTGGTTTATTTGACTTTTTTCAGCTTGCACATGTTAGATTTTATGGGACTTCGTTTGGGTATGATGGGAAAAATGTGCTTGGCGTTTTTATTTATCCCGATTTCAAGGGGATCTGTTCTTCTCCGCTTTATAGATATCCCTTTTGAACATGCTACAAAATATCATGTATGGCTAGGACACCTCACAATAGTGCTTTTTACACTCCATGGACTCTTCTTTGCTATTGAGTGGCTAATGGAAGGTCGCCTAATTCAAGAAGTGAGTCTTCTTTATGCACAGAATATCTACAATGTTATCCTACAGGCTAAATCCTTCATAGTTCGTTGTTGATTAATGGTAAAAATCAAGCTAGTTATTTACTTATGTTTACATAATTTGGTCCCCCTTTGCAGTTATTAGAATGGAAAGATATTGGTGTTGCCAATCTAGCAGGAGTTATCAGCCTTGTAGCTGGTTTGTCTATGTGGGTGACCTCGCTTCCTGGAGTGCGAAAGTGGAATTTCGAGTTGTTTTTCTACACTCACCAATTATATGTAGTCTTTATCGTGTTTATGGCTTTGCATATTGGAGACTTCAGTTTTTCTATGGCTGCTGGACCGATATATCTTTTTATTCTTGATCGGTTTCTGAGGTTCTGCCAATCAAGAAGGACAGTTAATGTAGTCTCGTCGAGGTGCCTTCCTTGTGGCACTGTGGAAGTGGTTCTGTCGAAACCTCAAAGTAATTATACTTATCATAGCATTTTTATGCACAAATGTTTGTACCATTATTACTATATCAGTGACAATATCTTCTCAAAATTGTAGATTTGAGATACAATGCTCTAAGCTTCATTTTCCTTCAAGTTCGGGAATTATCGTGGCTCCAGTGGCATCCATTCAGTGTTTCTTCCAGTCCTTTGGATGGAAAGAATCACATTGCTGTTCTCATAAAGGTTCTTGGAAAATGGACAGGGAAATTAAGAGAAACAATCACTGATGTTGATGCATCGGAAGATTTATCTGTTAAGCCTAATACTGTGGTAACAGCTTCAGTTGAGGGGCCATATGGACATGAAGTACCATACCATTTGATGTAAGGGGATACATGTCTAATTATTTGAATGTTTTTGAtagaacctttttttttgtcttaacccTCTGGCTCCTATGGGAAAGGAGCTCTGGTAATCAGAGTTCAGTCgggaggtaagtaaagtctgaccaaagATTATTCCAGTTAGAATTCTAAGCTAACTTAGTCGCTAATGTGAATATTCTAAGCTAACTTAGTCTTACTTCTTCAACTAATGAAGCGATACGTTCATTTTGTCATCTTAGGTACGAAAATCTTATATTAGTGGCTGGTGGTATTGGACTTTCACCTTTCCTTGCTATATTAAGCGATATTCTCCACCGTGTGAGGGATGGGAAACCTTGCCGACCAAGAAATGTTTTAATTGTTTGGGCAGTCAAAAAATCAGATGAGCTTCCACTTCTTTCGACCGTTGACATGGAAACAATCTGTCCACGCTTTTCAGATAAAGTGAATATCAATATACATATTTTCGTCACTCGAGAATCAGATCCTCCATTGGTTAGTCTTGCTTTCTATATACAACTTTGTACTTTCTTCCATTTGTgctttttaattgttttttgttttttcacttTGCATTTGTGTTTGTATGACCAATAGTTTCCTGATAAGTGGATACGGTTCAGGGTTAATCTTGTAAACCGAAATTTAGTATTTAAACTTTAAACACATGTTATAATTTGTAAACCAAAAGCACAATTGGCCGAACTCTGTGATAAAATCTTGTGTGGTCTATGTTTGCGTTTTTCGAATCTGTTTACTTTTGAACCAAGGTTTATGTTCTAACAATTTGATTGTTAATATCTGCAGGAAGAGGGATACAGTTTCAAACCAATAAAATCTTCACTTTGTCCCTTTTCCATGCCTAGTGATTATGGAATGTCTGGTTTGGTCGGAACAGGAAACAATTTTTGGTTTGGACTATATGTCATTTCATCTACCTTAGGTTTTGTGATCTTACTTTCTTTGTTGAATATTTACTTTATAAATCCATCTGGTTTGGAAAAAGAGTGGTACAAAGGGCTACTATTTGTAGTTTGCATGCTTGCAAGCGTTGTTATTTTTGGCGGTATAGTGGTTGGATTTTGGCATATGTGGGAAAAGCAAAGTTCTTTAAAGGATAAGTCCGATAACATCAAGGTTGATCAAGTCGAGCAAAATGGCTCGGTAGATCAAAAGGATCCAAGTCAAGACAATGTTACAAAGTTAACCGCTGTTCGTTATGGTTCTAGGCCAGACTTTAAAGGTATGCTTTCATGAAATTAATCTTTTACTTTTAATCTTAACATCAAAACTTGAAAGAACTGTTTGTTGGGTCACAAGGGGGCATACGAGTTATATCTCGACTTAATACAAAACTAAATCTAATCGATGTTACTAATAAGGATGCATATGTTGCAGAGATTTTTGAATCTATGTCGGAGAAATGGGGACATGTTAATGTTGGTGTTATAGTTTGTGGTCCTCGAACTCTTCAATCAAGTGTTGCACAAGAAATCAGGTCTCATAGTTTGAAAAGAGAACCCTATCATCCCATCTTCCATTTCCACAGTCATAGCTTTGATCTCTAGTGTCCTCCCTATGATGGAAAGATGGAAAACATGCCTTCACAAATGGAAGAGTATGCATAAGTATTGTATATATAGTAGCAGGTTCTTCTACGAAGATTAGTCATCGGTTAAATTAGTAAATGCTCCGCACTTATAATATGGtagcaaaaaatatatatagcaGCTATTCAATTATGTAATCCATTGTAAGATAAGGTATGTTAATCTTTAAAAGGACTATATAAGGCACTATAAGTGGGATAATATTGATTCCTCCTTATGTGAATATATCATCACAAGATTATATATTATGTGCAACTTTAGCAGCAAGGTTTTTATgaacttgtttttctttcttattctgAACTATAAGCATATTCTATTTTATGTTTCTAGTCTGAGTTTGGTCACAAGTTAAGCAAAATTTGGTCAAGAATTGGTCCTCCTAGAAATTGAACTTGGGTTCTTCCAAACGATTTGAGTTTAGGGGAGCTTATTAACTATTTGAGTTCAATTACTTGCTTATTGTATTGGTATTTTTTCTACTCGATATCAACCTCACGAGTTTAGGGGAGCTTATTAACTATTTGAGTTCAATTACTTGCTTACGagtttaaggtgaataagtgggggAATTTCGGATTTCAACTCCGGCTCTTGTATGTTGTGATATCTCTATCAGCTGAATTATGTTCACACTACAACAAAAAGGGGCCTTTAATAGCACTTGTTTTgacttttaatagcgctttaaaACGCTATTACTGATACCGCTATTATAGGTCTGGTACCTATAATAGCGCTTTAAAATGCTATCATTTGTCCATATTTAACAGCGCTTATTAAGAAAACCGCTGTCGTATGTTGTTTTCGACTTACAAGGAAACAgatttaatagcgctttattttaaaaatgctATTATAGGTCATAtatttaatagcgcccgtgcATAAAGCGCTATTATAGGCTTCAAATATACTTGCTTTAATAGCGCCCGCAGCTACCTATAATAACGCTTTCTTGAATAATCGCTATTAAAGgtctttttttttagaaaaaaaaatccatttttttattaggctatacttgaataaaaaaaaaagagccaaCAA
Coding sequences within it:
- the LOC123897816 gene encoding ferric reduction oxidase 7, chloroplastic-like isoform X3, whose translation is MEKNSVDYSPLLSKQGDENGGYVGRFSPFVVSATKWTLRTLISLIFILWAAFIFLLPSVPVNGLFSKWLNFSSGSSFGVTGSILLILDAPVLIIAFLAIAYLIISGEDQIPEKKSSKYPRFRLWTFPLLINGPFGVVSATEFIGIIIFLAYVIWAFSAYAVQALATISDQLSFRAKSLHMLDFMGLRLGMMGKMCLAFLFIPISRGSVLLRFIDIPFEHATKYHVWLGHLTIVLFTLHGLFFAIEWLMEGRLIQELLEWKDIGVANLAGVISLVAGLSMWVTSLPGVRKWNFELFFYTHQLYVVFIVFMALHIGDFSFSMAAGPIYLFILDRFLRFCQSRRTVNVVSSRCLPCGTVEVVLSKPQNLRYNALSFIFLQVRELSWLQWHPFSVSSSPLDGKNHIAVLIKVLGKWTGKLRETITDVDASEDLSVKPNTVVTASVEGPYGHEVPYHLMYENLILVAGGIGLSPFLAILSDILHRVRDGKPCRPRNVLIVWAVKKSDELPLLSTVDMETICPRFSDKVNINIHIFVTRESDPPLEEGYSFKPIKSSLCPFSMPSDYGMSGLVGTGNNFWFGLYVISSTLGFVILLSLLNIYFINPSGLEKEWYKGLLFVVCMLASVVIFGGIVVGFWHMWEKQSSLKDKSDNIKVDQVEQNGSVDQKDPSQDNVTKLTAVRYGSRPDFKEIFESMSEKWGHVNVGVIVCGPRTLQSSVAQEIRSHSLKREPYHPIFHFHSHSFDL
- the LOC123897816 gene encoding ferric reduction oxidase 7, chloroplastic-like isoform X2; protein product: MERNSVDYSPLLSKQGDDNGGYVGKFSPFVVSATKWILRTLISLIFILWAAFYFLLPSVPVHDLFLKWRNFSGGSYFGATGSILLILDAPVLIIAFLAIAYLIISGEDQIPEKKSSKYPRFRLWTFPLLINGPFGVVSATEFIGIIIFLAYVIWAFSAYAVQALATISDQLSFRAKSLHMLDFMGLRLGMMGKMCLAFLFIPISRGSVLLRFIDIPFEHATKYHVWLGHLTIVLFTLHGLFFAIEWLMEGRLIQELLEWKDIGVANLAGVISLVAGLSMWVTSLPGVRKWNFELFFYTHQLYVVFIVFMALHIGDFSFSMAAGPIYLFILDRFLRFCQSRRTVNVVSSRCLPCGTVEVVLSKPQNLRYNALSFIFLQVRELSWLQWHPFSVSSSPLDGKNHIAVLIKVLGKWTGKLRETITDVDASEDLSVKPNTVVTASVEGPYGHEVPYHLMYENLILVAGGIGLSPFLAILSDILHRVRDGKPCRPRNVLIVWAVKKSDELPLLSTVDMETICPRFSDKVNINIHIFVTRESDPPLEEGYSFKPIKSSLCPFSMPSDYGMSGLVGTGNNFWFGLYVISSTLGFVILLSLLNIYFINPSGLEKEWYKGLLFVVCMLASVVIFGGIVVGFWHMWEKQSSLKDKSDNIKVDQVEQNGSVDQKDPSQDNVTKLTAVRYGSRPDFKEIFESMSEKWGHVNVGVIVCGPRTLQSSVAQEIRSHSLKREPYHPIFHFHSHSFDL